The Rhodamnia argentea isolate NSW1041297 chromosome 7, ASM2092103v1, whole genome shotgun sequence genome contains the following window.
GCTTAAGCAGTCAAATGATAATTGCAGGAAAGATGCAACAAATGCTCATCATTTGGCAAAGAAGGGAACAAAATTTAGATAACCAACGCAGAATTAAGCTCCGAAACAATGTTTGAATTTACCTGATCCACTATAAACAAGTCTTCATCTAACTTGCCAACAATAAAACCTAGGTTGAATTGCCCGATTACCTGCAGAATGAAATAGACAGATAACAGTGTTAATGTACAAGAGCTGCCAAAAAGATTGACATAAATTGAGCAATTGAGGGTAGCTAATTCAGTATTCAGTATGCGATCACCATGCTGGGGCTTATAGAGAAGAAGTGGCCAGTTGCCACACATGAGAAGCAAAACCTCAGTTTAGTCAAGGTGTCATGCTTCGTTATCACACAGTAAAAGGGGATCCAGAAAAGAAGAGTAACCATGTCTCCCACAAAACTGCTATTTCGGTTTACTTAAGCAAATCTCAGGGAGACATACAAGCTGATGCTCAAACATTTCCATGTTCGTGACAAATATATGATTTATGACCTGCATTCGACAAAAATCTTCTTTCTTGAAACATATTTCCAACTCCTTTGTTGCTGCAGCTAAAGCCCTTGCTTTTCGCTCCTCATTGTCTGGCTGAGAAACCTCCAGTGTTGCAGCAGCATACTGTCTGCGAATTAGCATCAGCAccctttttttatcagaaaCAGAATGGAGTTTTGACTATCAGTTGTATCACAAAAGTGAAATTGCAGACCTTTTTGACTTCACAATCCTACATCTATAACCCCCTGACTGCAATCTGGAGAGCCTCTTCTGTCTTCTTGTCTGTAGctcttgaaaagaaaattgcaaagaAGAAAACATCCTTTCACTAGGCAAAGGCATCTGAGTATCTACTATGGACCCAGAAGCTAGAAAAGAGGTATCTGATGCACAAAGATCTTCTGCCAAATTGTCATTGCCCTTGCTGATTAAAACTTCCTCAGCAAGAGGCAATACTTTCTCCTGATCCATCAATACCTATAAGAGGAAGAGAccatgaaatgaaattcaaaaCCTGACAATTGAATCACTAGAAAACACTGTTGTTAAATGAGGTGGCTACAAATTCTTGTCATGAGAGAAGGCTACATCAAAGTATGCTTCTAGTGATTGCAAAAAATGCCAACCAGTTTGCTTCATCCGGAGAGTACAGCAGTCGGTAAAATAGAAGGTGTGCATATTATTAACAATCTCTATTTACTAGCTAGTTACAATTCCAGCGATAACCTACTCCCTTCAATTAAGGCTGCTTTGTGTGCACCAAATAATGAATTCTGAAGCAATCAGGAAGCAATTTGTGGCCTGAATTGAGTCCAACAGGCGTGACCAATCAAAGTGCTCCTGAAAAATGGTTGAGCCATACACATGGAAGCAATTCCAGACTTAAGCTAACAATAGCAGTAACATGGTGTTTAACCATCAATGAGACATGTGAATACTCATTGTAGCCAGCACAtcacttctcttctttccaATTGGAGGGCATTTTACATAATTCATTTGCTCATTCTCATTCTTGTTTTTCATTCGTCTTAAATCCATAGCTTgtctaagatttttttggtcacacacacacataggACTCAAAGCATTTCATCATAGCATCCCAGCACGACTATAAGTCCCAAAGacatattttgacaaaaagcATGGTACAATGCTTAAATCGAGTTATAGCATGGTTCATTTTCGACCATGGTTGTGTGAGTTTGCACTTGCTTTCGGGTGACAGGCAAACGCCTAGAGAGCTTTTGTATGGAATTGAACACAAAAGTTTACTAACTTTACAAACTACCACAATTATGCTTGTAGCTAAATTCATTATAACAATAAGCTGTCACGTACCTCCTCAAGCTCTCCCTCATTAACGCTACCATCAGAAATATCAATTTTTCCAGAGAGTTCTTTCTTATGATGCTTGGAGGGCAcaaactcaatttcttcatcagcaaCATCAATTTGCTGATGCTTAGCTGGACAACTTATGCCTACAGAGTGTATTTCGGAATGGTCCTTCTCCAACGGAAGATGAAGCACGTGATTTCCCTCATTGACACTGCCATCAGAAATATCAATTTTTCCAGAGAGTTCATTCTTATGATGCTTGGAGGGCACAAACTCAATCTCTTCATCAGCGACATCAATTTGCTGATGCTTAGCTGGACAAGTTATGCCTACAGCGTGTATTTCTGAATGGTCCTTCTCCAACGGAAGATGGAGCGTGTGATTTCTTAAGACAGGCATTTCAGATAGTGCAAAAGTATTGTTCTCATGCTTTCTCTTACTTACAGTAACAAAATTTTTAAGTGATGACTGAATACCGCTTGAGCGACTGTGAGAATCTCTTTGAGAAATTGGATTCTCAACTGAACCTGATAGGTTTTGAGAATGTTCTTCAACAGTGATGCCTTTGTGGTGGGTTGTCATTGTGCTGTCGTTGAAATAATTAAACTTATCAAGACTGTGAGCTCTCAGAGTGAAGCCCCGAGTAACTAATTTATCACCTTTATGTTTATTCAATCCTTCCACCACGGGGGAGGCCTGAATTTCACATCTGACTTCTTGAGGGGAAACATCTTCATCTGCAGCATGCTCCACAGCAAGATCTCTCATATTATGGCCTTCCCCCAAAGGTGATTCTTTAATCAATGGATAAGATTTATCATCAGAAGAAAGCATCTTCAAGCCATCCACTTCCCTTGAAGGATCCTCGACCTTGTTAACACAAAAGCTTGTGTTGCTTGAGGAATAGATCTGCTGCAAACCCTGCCTTAGGGCATGTAATATGGAGCTTTcatcagaaaaaaatattttccttttgtcagGGGTTACATTAACATCACAAGCTCTTGTTGGAACAGCGAAGTCCATAACTGCAACAGGATACTGCTTTGAGTTTGCACCTTTATATAACTCATTAACAAGCTTGCTTACTTTAGGCATATCAACCGGTCTTCCATTCACGAAAAAGAATTGTCTATCTCCCAAATTGCGTCCACTACCCAGTCCAGGCTTGGAAAGAAAACCCTCAACTGTACAATCCTCCGAAACACTAATCGTCACAGGCTCTAGGCATTTAAATGTATTCATTCCAAACACTGTTATGATATTATCTTTGAGAGAGCCACTTCCTTGTGTTTTAAGTACGACAGACTTTGCATTTCTTCCAGCTGTGTTGGTACAAACAATCCGAACTCCCTTGGCAATAAGAGCATAGGCCTGAAAATCAAAGTTATTGAAGGAAATgcaaattttctaattaaggATGCTGAAGCTGCACCAAAGAAATAAACGACATTCCATACTTCAAATGCCAAACCGAAGAACTTAAATAGATAATGATTCAGCAGGACAACATAGTGGCAGAAGTGTGATATACTGAATCTATGATAAGATAATCAGAATCTATACGAACCTTGAACCGTAATCCTGAAAGAAACAAAGCACCTATACTAATTACACAACGAAAACCACTTGTCAAGAAAGCCAGCAAAAATCAATAATGCAGAAAAGATGCACCTAGTTTCCCACACAAATACCTACCATACTACTATGCTCCAAATTAACAAGTTCAGATTTATCGACAATGGTAGTACATGTATAGATATTAAGCTTGCCGATTTCGCAATGTTATAATACCCAGCAGATGTAGAGTATGTAGCCAAAGATAATCAGAGGCGAGATGGTATTGAAGGATATAAGCCATAACAATAATACAATTCAATTGTGAAGCTAATATGAAACACTCACATTCATTAAAGATATCAATTTCCCATATTCTTTACGGATATTTCGGCTAAATTCTTTGCTTCGCACCGGCAGATTCGAGAATAGCTTTTTGACAGTAACCGTTGTCCCAACTTGACGCGCTGTCTTCGTCTCAGCGATTAGTAACCCCGTGTGGTCAAAAGTCAAGTGCGTGGCGACTGACTCATTTTTTGTCCTCGTCTCAACTGTTAAATTCCCTAAGGCACAGAGGGAGCTCAATGCCTCACCTCTAAAGCCGAAAGTCGTCAACGACTGAAGATCCAGAAAATCAGCTAGCTTGGAGGTGTGATGCTTAAGGGCAAGAACCTGTATTGATCAAGCACTAAGCCAATATTAAGCAAAGTCTTGATAAAAAACCAGTTTAAGGCTAAAATCTAGCACGATTTTGATTACAGGAAATCCACCACATTAGGAAATAGGATTCAACTGAGCCGTTTCCCAACAAAcaacttttgagtttttttttgaGTAATCAAAAACTACTGTCCTGCTTTCAGTAAGccactctctcttttcttatttccttaTTCATATGTTTACACGCCCATCCTTCTACCGATCATCATAGTGCTTTTCTGGCACGGTTAAATTTTAGAGCAATCACATCCACGTTCAGTTCAACATCGTTTGCTAGTACGAAGCAAAAGAGCATTGCCCTACAGTACGATGGAGATCGAGGATCAGAATGGACGCCATTCCAGCATTGACCGAGCTAAATCAATACACCCTAACCACTCTTTCACTATTGCACACATGAAGAGTCCAAATCCCGACACGCACATAGTCTCGCCACCCGAGAGCCAAAGTAAGACGAGCAATACCTTGAAGTTGCTCGGCGAAATGCCGCAACCGTTGTCGACGACCTGGAACCACTCCTGCCCGTACTCCTTGAGGGCGATCTCGATGCTGGTGGCGCCGGCGTCGAGGCTGTTCTCGACGAGCTCCTTGACGGCGGAGGAGAGGTCGAGGATCACCTGGCCGGCGCATATCCTGTGGACGGCGCTCTTGTTTATGGGCCGAATGGCTGGAGAAGGAGAAGCCTCCGGCGTCTCCGCCTCCATCGAAGGGGGGCAAAAAGAAGCCCTAATCACCCGAACGTCGGAGTCGCACCTCTCGCCATCGGAGGCCGGTTAACTAGTGCGAAGATAAACGAAAGGCGCCGATTCCTGACTAAGAACGCCACGAGCCAGTGAGAGTGACGGAGTGGGTGTTCTGGGTTTCGCGGCGGGTTTTGCCGCCAAAAGCACTGAACGACATCGAGCGAGTCCCGAGCGGTGGCAAATTCGTGAATACGAAGCGCCGGTGAGCCCACAATCGTAAAAGCATTTCAATCAAATTCTTCTGTGGGAATAATTACCAATTAATATCGATCATCTTGCTGAGATTATCACGTAAACAGGCGTATGCACAATCGCTAGAATTTGGTTTCGCGTGAAAATAATCGTCCCGCGCTGTTATTCATTATTAAGGcctcatttatttaaaaaacatctttttaaaaaataatgacttaaattgattacaaaaataaatagacgaaaaaatattttttaccatctatgacaatatttaaacataaattattatcactaataaaagtatttttcattaattaaataaattaaataatatatagtaaaaataaaattattttttacataTAATTCACTTTCTGCTAAATATAAATAAATCTACTAATCACAGTCATAAGCGACTAATtaactaaaaggaaaatatcGAGTTGCTCGAAATGGGATGAAATGTgaatcaaaaaaattgtttgactcGTAATTCACCTTGATCAGAAATACCGTACCGTACGAAACATCGATTTTGGGCTATCAAGCTCAACGATATTTTTATTAACATGTCGTATCGTACGAAACATCGATTCCGACCGTGGAGTCGACACATGGAATATCTTCTAGTAAGTGGTGATGTCTCCACCGTAACAAGTTTCTGCACTCGCACACAAAATACCGTTCATCGTCGGCCACACAAGACTGGAAGAAAACAACCAAAACCAAACGGGGACCTCCAAAGCAAAACGCGCCTCATGGAAAGCGGGAAAAGCTATTGGGCCGTCGCAACCTCCCCATTCGCGGCGGCGGGCCCACGCTCCGCCTCGTCGAACGCCTTCGCGATCCGATCCAGCGGGACCAGCGGCAGGTAGCCCGACACCGGGTAGTCCCTCTCCGCCGCGTAGCACACCGCCCTGTTGTACTTCTCCGCCCAATAGGCCACCGTGGGCACGGCGATCTCCGCCACCTGGGGGAAGAGCGGCATCCCATTCAGGCGGCGCCAAATGGCCACCGCGTACTCCTCCGCCACAGGCTCGCACTTCCCGTACATCTCCCTGGCCGCGGGCTCCAACCTCTTGTACCCGCTCCTCGCGGCGTCCGCAAAGCCGGCGCGCTGCACCTCCGACGCCATGGCTCGGGCTTGGGTCGACGCTTGCTTCACCAGCGACGGCACGAGGCTGTCCAGCTCGTGCACGTACTCGTCAACCTGCGAAGCAGGGGGAAAAAACAACACCTGAACATAGATTATCTCCATAGTTCATAACTGATACCAACGTTTCTTCATCCCAAGAAAATCGCCTGCAAACCGCAATGTCACCGAGCATACGCAACACTGACGTTATAGAAATATGAATAGATTTCCAGGACAAGAGGCAATTCGAGATTAGGCTACAAAACATGACATGCACCGTGTTCTCACAATGACCTTGGAGTCGATGAAGCGGAGGGCCTCGAAGGGCACGTGTTGGAACCTGTCGTACAGCGGCCCGACGACGGTCCTGACGGTGGCCTCGACGGTCTGGACGCCCGGCCTGAGCGGGCCGGAGTTCTCCTTGGCGAATTCGTAGAGGGTGGAGAAGCAGATCACCATGTAAATCGCGGCCATCTGGACGAAATCCAGGTACTTGAGCCTCCTCTCATCGTACTCAACCTATACAACACGGAAAAACAGAAGGAATTCACCCCTTGGTTAGAAGTTCTGAGTTCTTCCGTCCTTTCGTGTTCGACAAAATCATCATTCGATTCTTCGCCTCCCACTCCACTCTAGTGGATTCTTTCAAGAGATGCATTTGAATTGCTCCGCGCATCGAAATCGGAAAACGACTTACGTTCTCCGTTTGCGGTTTGGGCTCGGAATCCGCCATCGTTCTTTCTCAAAACCCTAACGTCGTTGGGGATGCGAAAGACGCCTGCGAAGAACGCCTTCGCTGAGGGAAGTGGCAACCGTTATAAGGAGACGAGGGCTTGGTTTCCCGAAGGACGATCCCCCATCACGTAGGCGACGGTCTAACCCGAGGGAAAGCAACGGCTTCGCTCCAGTCCGAGCCGCGCTGCCACTTGGCGCGCGGTGATTGGCGATGTCAGGTCATGGGCATTCAACGTTGACGGCTTCCGCGCTGACGCTGGCGATAGCGTTACCGGGGACGGGTCCTTGAAAGCGGGTCCACTCGGGACACGTGGAGGGCGCTCGATCGACGGGCAATGAAGATAGTGACACGTGGCGTTGTCGGGAGATGGCTTGGTCACGGGGATTCGCGGTACGTGTCGTGTCAGCATGGTATGGGTAATGGGTATGGGGCATGGCGGTGAGGGTGGGGATCGGCATTGGCACGGAAGACGAGGCAAGCACGGGTCGGGCACGAGGTTCGAAGGAGATGAGAACCATCATATCTTACAAGATGAAATGTAAGAATAAAGATGAACATAGGAATACCGAGATTGTTTcaattatttcatgaaaaaatcatcaCTGGATCTGGACGTGACAGACTACTTGCAGTTGCCGTCGTTTAAGTATTTACGGTCCATTAATTTGAATAACAACAATTTCTGACaagttattattttatttttcgaatatttgattcacaaaaaatttattaatttgcgaaaaaaagttctcatttgattgaaaataataattctAGATTAGGAGGGAAATGATTTTGaacaagaaaattattttttctaaggctccgtttgttttgtgaaatcttttttccaaggaaaatatttttcaaatttttgggttCACATAAAATAAActagtttacaaaaatattttccaccaataacaaaaaaatagattcaACGGTGGGTAAATGATAcactctttttgaaaagagaaaatcattttcttcatattttctcCTTGCACTCCTTCgcctatcttttcttttttaattatttaaaaatatcccaaattttaaatttccttttttttttctattgccGGTTGTTGGCAATCAAAGATGGGCAAGAGACAAGCCTCGCCATCCTCAAGCAAGCTCCACCTTGCTAGATTTGGCAAGGTCAAGCTTGCCTGAGGCCGACGAAGCTCTAACTCGACCTCGCCGGCTTAAGGTGAGTGGCCGCAATGGGTCATCGGTCGTCGCCGGGATCGGTGATCGgtagagaaattaaaaaaaataaaaaataaaataaaaaattcatttttttggtatttttctcctgaaaaatcaaaaccacggaaaatattttccaattcattttcagaTCTCAGCCAAACAtttgaaaatattgtcattttttcgcaaaatgacttttcaaaaaatattttttaaaaacgtcACATTTTTCGTGATACAAGCGGTACCTAAATCaccaattaaataaaaattaattattttcttcaaatttgtcgtgaaaattatttaaaagacTTTCAGGATAATAAACGCACCCATAGATTTTCATACTGATGTTCTTATAACTAACACCATTAATTGGGGGAAAATGGACAGACCCTGGGCCCTCCGGGCCTGTCATTGTGGCATACTAGGCAGGCCCAGCCCGACACTTGATGTGGGCCGAATCACTTTCTGAAAAGACTTGAAGCCCAATAGCTACTTATGACCGGGCCACGACGTTCCATGGGAAGCCAGTCACCAAGAGGTGGAaacgaaaataaagaaaattaggTGTGCACCGCATCACTTTCGctctaaaaattaacttctgatcaaaaattaatttttttacttttatttctggagagatatatatatttttttttactttgcgTAATTAAAatgcagaagttgatttttcgaCATTTACTTATGGAgagaagtcatttttttttctttgcgctatcaaaatgattttcgct
Protein-coding sequences here:
- the LOC115742391 gene encoding stress-related protein, with protein sequence MADSEPKPQTENVEYDERRLKYLDFVQMAAIYMVICFSTLYEFAKENSGPLRPGVQTVEATVRTVVGPLYDRFQHVPFEALRFIDSKVDEYVHELDSLVPSLVKQASTQARAMASEVQRAGFADAARSGYKRLEPAAREMYGKCEPVAEEYAVAIWRRLNGMPLFPQVAEIAVPTVAYWAEKYNRAVCYAAERDYPVSGYLPLVPLDRIAKAFDEAERGPAAANGEVATAQ
- the LOC115742377 gene encoding DNA mismatch repair protein PMS1 isoform X2: MEAETPEASPSPAIRPINKSAVHRICAGQVILDLSSAVKELVENSLDAGATSIEIALKEYGQEWFQVVDNGCGISPSNFKVLALKHHTSKLADFLDLQSLTTFGFRGEALSSLCALGNLTVETRTKNESVATHLTFDHTGLLIAETKTARQVGTTVTVKKLFSNLPVRSKEFSRNIRKEYGKLISLMNAYALIAKGVRIVCTNTAGRNAKSVVLKTQGSGSLKDNIITVFGMNTFKCLEPVTISVSEDCTVEGFLSKPGLGSGRNLGDRQFFFVNGRPVDMPKVSKLVNELYKGANSKQYPVAVMDFAVPTRACDVNVTPDKRKIFFSDESSILHALRQGLQQIYSSSNTSFCVNKVEDPSREVDGLKMLSSDDKSYPLIKESPLGEGHNMRDLAVEHAADEDVSPQEVRCEIQASPVVEGLNKHKGDKLVTRGFTLRAHSLDKFNYFNDSTMTTHHKGITVEEHSQNLSGSVENPISQRDSHSRSSGIQSSLKNFVTVSKRKHENNTFALSEMPVLRNHTLHLPLEKDHSEIHAVGITCPAKHQQIDVADEEIEFVPSKHHKNELSGKIDISDGSVNEGNHVLHLPLEKDHSEIHSVGISCPAKHQQIDVADEEIEFVPSKHHKKELSGKIDISDGSVNEGELEEVLMDQEKVLPLAEEVLISKGNDNLAEDLCASDTSFLASGSIVDTQMPLPSERMFSSLQFSFQELQTRRQKRLSRLQSGGYRCRIVKSKRQYAAATLEVSQPDNEERKARALAAATKELEICFKKEDFCRMQVIGQFNLGFIVGKLDEDLFIVDQHAADEKFNFERLCHSTILNQQPLLRPLRLELSPEEEVVASMHMDTIRKNGFTLEEDPHAPPGCHFRLTAIPFSKNITFGVEDVKDLISTLADGQGECSILGSYRSDTISSVCPSRVRAMLASRACRSSVRIGDPLGKSEMQKCRYLNIWQISSLLGIAPMEGRRCGIWST
- the LOC115742377 gene encoding DNA mismatch repair protein PMS1 isoform X4, translating into MEAETPEASPSPAIRPINKSAVHRICAGQVILDLSSAVKELVENSLDAGATSIEIALKEYGQEWFQVVDNGCGISPSNFKVLALKHHTSKLADFLDLQSLTTFGFRGEALSSLCALGNLTVETRTKNESVATHLTFDHTGLLIAETKTARQVGTTVTVKKLFSNLPVRSKEFSRNIRKEYGKLISLMNAYALIAKGVRIVCTNTAGRNAKSVVLKTQGSGSLKDNIITVFGMNTFKCLEPVTISVSEDCTVEGFLSKPGLGSGRNLGDRQFFFVNGRPVDMPKVSKLVNELYKGANSKQYPVAVMDFAVPTRACDVNVTPDKRKIFFSDESSILHALRQGLQQIYSSSNTSFCVNKVEDPSREVDGLKMLSSDDKSYPLIKESPLGEGHNMRDLAVEHAADEDVSPQEVRCEIQASPVVEGLNKHKGDKLVTRGFTLRAHSLDKFNYFNDSTMTTHHKGITVEEHSQNLSGSVENPISQRDSHSRSSGIQSSLKNFVTVSKRKHENNTFALSEMPVLRNHTLHLPLEKDHSEIHSVGISCPAKHQQIDVADEEIEFVPSKHHKKELSGKIDISDGSVNEGELEEVLMDQEKVLPLAEEVLISKGNDNLAEDLCASDTSFLASGSIVDTQMPLPSERMFSSLQFSFQELQTRRQKRLSRLQSGGYRCRIVKSKRQYAAATLEVSQPDNEERKARALAAATKELEICFKKEDFCRMQVIGQFNLGFIVGKLDEDLFIVDQHAADEKFNFERLCHSTILNQQPLLRPLRLELSPEEEVVASMHMDTIRKNGFTLEEDPHAPPGCHFRLTAIPFSKNITFGVEDVKDLISTLADGQGECSILGSYRSDTISSVCPSRVRAMLASRACRSSVRIGDPLGKSEMQKILEHLADLKSPWNCPHGRPTMRHLVDLTAICKRLDEECA
- the LOC115742377 gene encoding DNA mismatch repair protein PMS1 isoform X3, with product MEAETPEASPSPAIRPINKSAVHRICAGQVILDLSSAVKELVENSLDAGATSIEIALKEYGQEWFQVVDNGCGISPSNFKVLALKHHTSKLADFLDLQSLTTFGFRGEALSSLCALGNLTVETRTKNESVATHLTFDHTGLLIAETKTARQVGTTVTVKKLFSNLPVRSKEFSRNIRKEYGKLISLMNAYALIAKGVRIVCTNTAGRNAKSVVLKTQGSGSLKDNIITVFGMNTFKCLEPVTISVSEDCTVEGFLSKPGLGSGRNLGDRQFFFVNGRPVDMPKVSKLVNELYKGANSKQYPVAVMDFAVPTRACDVNVTPDKRKIFFSDESSILHALRQGLQQIYSSSNTSFCVNKVEDPSREVDGLKMLSSDDKSYPLIKESPLGEGHNMRDLAVEHAADEDVSPQEVRCEIQASPVVEGLNKHKGDKLVTRGFTLRAHSLDKFNYFNDSTMTTHHKGITVEEHSQNLSGSVENPISQRDSHSRSSGIQSSLKNFVTVSKRKHENNTFALSEMPVLRNHTLHLPLEKDHSEIHAVGITCPAKHQQIDVADEEIEFVPSKHHKNELSGKIDISDGSVNEGNHVLHLPLEKDHSEIHSVGISCPAKHQQIDVADEEIEFVPSKHHKKELSGKIDISDGSVNEGELEEVLMDQEKVLPLAEEVLISKGNDNLAEDLCASDTSFLASGSIVDTQMPLPSERMFSSLQFSFQELQTRRQKRLSRLQSGGYRCRIVKSKRQYAAATLEVSQPDNEERKARALAAATKELEICFKKEDFCRMQVIGQFNLGFIVGKLDEDLFIVDQHAADEKFNFERLCHSTILNQQPLLRPLRLELSPEEEVVASMHMDTIRKNGFTLEEDPHAPPGCHFRLTAIPFSKNITFGVEDVKDLISTLADGQGECSILGSYRSDTISSVCPSRVRAMLASRACRSSVRIGDPLGKSEMQKISSLLGIAPMEGRRCGIWST
- the LOC115742377 gene encoding DNA mismatch repair protein PMS1 isoform X1: MEAETPEASPSPAIRPINKSAVHRICAGQVILDLSSAVKELVENSLDAGATSIEIALKEYGQEWFQVVDNGCGISPSNFKVLALKHHTSKLADFLDLQSLTTFGFRGEALSSLCALGNLTVETRTKNESVATHLTFDHTGLLIAETKTARQVGTTVTVKKLFSNLPVRSKEFSRNIRKEYGKLISLMNAYALIAKGVRIVCTNTAGRNAKSVVLKTQGSGSLKDNIITVFGMNTFKCLEPVTISVSEDCTVEGFLSKPGLGSGRNLGDRQFFFVNGRPVDMPKVSKLVNELYKGANSKQYPVAVMDFAVPTRACDVNVTPDKRKIFFSDESSILHALRQGLQQIYSSSNTSFCVNKVEDPSREVDGLKMLSSDDKSYPLIKESPLGEGHNMRDLAVEHAADEDVSPQEVRCEIQASPVVEGLNKHKGDKLVTRGFTLRAHSLDKFNYFNDSTMTTHHKGITVEEHSQNLSGSVENPISQRDSHSRSSGIQSSLKNFVTVSKRKHENNTFALSEMPVLRNHTLHLPLEKDHSEIHAVGITCPAKHQQIDVADEEIEFVPSKHHKNELSGKIDISDGSVNEGNHVLHLPLEKDHSEIHSVGISCPAKHQQIDVADEEIEFVPSKHHKKELSGKIDISDGSVNEGELEEVLMDQEKVLPLAEEVLISKGNDNLAEDLCASDTSFLASGSIVDTQMPLPSERMFSSLQFSFQELQTRRQKRLSRLQSGGYRCRIVKSKRQYAAATLEVSQPDNEERKARALAAATKELEICFKKEDFCRMQVIGQFNLGFIVGKLDEDLFIVDQHAADEKFNFERLCHSTILNQQPLLRPLRLELSPEEEVVASMHMDTIRKNGFTLEEDPHAPPGCHFRLTAIPFSKNITFGVEDVKDLISTLADGQGECSILGSYRSDTISSVCPSRVRAMLASRACRSSVRIGDPLGKSEMQKILEHLADLKSPWNCPHGRPTMRHLVDLTAICKRLDEECA